In Excalfactoria chinensis isolate bCotChi1 chromosome 5, bCotChi1.hap2, whole genome shotgun sequence, a single genomic region encodes these proteins:
- the AKT1 gene encoding RAC-alpha serine/threonine-protein kinase, which yields MNEVAIVKEGWLHKRGEYIKTWRPRYFLLKNDGTFIGYKERPQDVDQRESPLNNFSVAQCQLMKTERPKPNTFIIRCLQWTTVIERTFHVETPEEREEWTKAIQTVADSLKKQEEEMMDFRSGSPSDNSGAEEMEVSMTKPKHKVTMNEFEYLKLLGKGTFGKVILVKEKATGRYYAMKILKKEVIVAKDEVAHTLTENRVLQNSRHPFLTALKYSFQTHDRLCFVMEYANGGELFFHLSRERVFSEDRARFYGAEIVSALDYLHSEKNVVYRDLKLENLMLDKDGHIKITDFGLCKEGIKDGATMKTFCGTPEYLAPEVLEDNDYGRAVDWWGLGVVMYEMMCGRLPFYNQDHEKLFELILMEEIRFPRTLSPEAKSLLSGLLKKDPKQRLGGGPDDAKEIMQHKFFAGIVWQDVYEKKLVPPFKPQVTSETDTRYFDEEFTAQMITITPPDQDDSMDCVDNERRPHFPQFSYSASGTA from the exons GAGAATATATCAAAACATGGAGGCCGcgttattttcttctaaagaaCGATGGAACGTTCATTGGCTACAAGGAACGACCACAAGATGTTGACCAACGAGAATCGCCTTTAAATAATTTCTCAGTAGCTC AGTGCCAGCTGATGAAGACAGAACGACCTAAACCAAACACATTTATCATTCGATGCCTCCAGTGGACCACAGTAATTGAAAGAACATTTCATGTGGAGACTCCAGAGGAGCG GGAAGAATGGACAAAAGCCATCCAAACTGTAGCAGACAGCCTCAAGaaacaggaggaagagatgATGGATTTTAGATCTGGTTCTCCTAGTGATAATTCAGGTGCTGAAGAAATGGAAGTTTCTATGacaaagccaaaacacaaaGTG ACCATGAACGAATTTGAATACCTTAAGCTTCTGGGAAAAGGCACTTTTGGAAAGGTCATTTtagttaaagaaaaagcaaccgGACGGTATTATGCTATGAAAATTCTGAAGAAGGAAGTTATTGTAGCAAAG GATGAAGTAGCACACACGCTGACAGAAAACCGTGTTTTACAGAACTCGCGGCATCCGTTCTTAACA GCTTTAAAGTATTCCTTTCAGACACACGATCGCTTGTGTTTTGTCATGGAGTATGCTAATGGAGGGGAG TTGTTTTTCCATCTGTCGAGAGAGCGTGTATTTTCTGAAGACCGGGCGCGTTTTTATGGAGCTGAGATTGTTTCAGCACTGGATTACCTGCATTCAGAGAAGAATGTGGTTTACAGAGATTTGAAG CTGGAAAATCTGATGCTGGATAAAGATGGACACATAAAAATTACAGACTTTGGACTGTGTAAAGAAGGCATAAAAGATGGAGCAACAATGAAGACTTTCTGTGGCACTCCGGAGTATCTTGCACCAGAG GTGCTGGAAGATAATGACTATGGTCGTGCAGTGGACTGGTGGGGATTAGGAGTTGTAATGTATGAAATGATGTGTGGCCGGCTCCCTTTCTACAATCAGGACCATGAAAAGCTCTTTGAACTCATCCTTATGGAAGAGATTAGATTTCCACGCACTTTGTCACCTGAAGCAAAATCTCTCTTGTCAGGCTTGCTGAAGAAAGATCCTAAGCAAAG GTTAGGAGGCGGTCCTGATGATGCCAAGGAGATTATGCAACACAAATTCTTTGCTGGCATTGTTTGGCAAGATGTATACGAGAAAAAG CTTGTACCTCCGTTTAAGCCACAAGTTACATCGGAAACAGATACCAGATACTTTGATGAAGAATTTACAGCGCAGATGATTACAATCACTCCTCCTGACCAAG atgACAGCATGGATTGTGTAGACAATGAGAGAAGACCTCATTTTCCTCAGTTCTCCTATTCAGCCAGTGGAACCGCTTaa